The following proteins are co-located in the Gordonia polyisoprenivorans genome:
- a CDS encoding potassium channel family protein: MSGSGEPHRRRLIGGHEVTRLEMAAGVVRPIAAGVILLFGYFLLPINAASNSKALGFLVGVALLIAFCGYEIHHFLRSPYPVVTALEMLVALATFYVIAFATMYFIFSDYDYGSFTEKLTRIDALYFSLTVFTTTGFGDIAAVAQETRVAVSIQMVSTFALLGLGIRFLSLLVSARRTPTGHNGPVG, encoded by the coding sequence GTGTCCGGATCTGGTGAACCGCATCGCCGTCGGCTGATCGGCGGCCACGAGGTCACCCGCCTCGAGATGGCCGCCGGCGTGGTACGGCCGATCGCGGCGGGCGTGATCTTGCTGTTCGGTTACTTCCTGTTGCCGATCAACGCCGCGAGCAACTCCAAGGCCCTGGGGTTCCTGGTCGGTGTTGCATTGCTGATCGCGTTCTGCGGCTACGAGATCCACCACTTCCTGCGGTCACCGTACCCGGTGGTCACCGCCCTCGAGATGTTGGTGGCGCTGGCCACGTTCTACGTGATCGCCTTCGCGACAATGTATTTCATCTTCTCCGACTATGATTACGGTAGTTTCACCGAGAAACTCACCCGGATCGACGCGCTGTACTTCAGTCTGACGGTGTTCACGACCACCGGCTTCGGCGACATCGCTGCCGTCGCTCAGGAAACCCGTGTCGCGGTGTCGATCCAGATGGTCAGCACCTTTGCCCTGCTCGGCCTCGGAATCCGGTTCCTGAGCCTGCTGGTCAGTGCACGACGCACACCGACCGGCCACAACGGGCCGGTCGGTTAG
- a CDS encoding M13 family metallopeptidase — MERVTVSNTSLPASGLDLDWVDDAVRVQDDLFTHVNGKWLESHTIPEDRSVDGAFHVLRDRAEENVRDIIVEAAESNPESGTDAAKIGDLYGSFMDTEHIEALGIGPISGELEAIAAISDVSELSARMGRLQRHGVGGLFAFYVDTDARQSDRYLVHVVQSGLGLPDESYYREDKHAATLDAYRAHVAKMFTLAGFDDADDRAATVLRLETAIAGHHWDVVRRRDAELTYNLMSLGEFGSAASGFDLHSWFGGLGTVGDTTFAEVVVGQPSFVTDVSALVAQAPVSDWTTWLSWRLLRTAAPYLSSVFVEENFDFYGRTLTGAETNRDRWKRGVGFVENAMGFAVGRLYVAKHFPPEAKARMDELIGNLVEAYRRNISELEWMTPATREKALTKLDKFTPKIGYPARWRDYGALTVDRGDLIGNVARAASFEQDREFAKIGAPVDRDEWFMTPQTVNAYYNPGMNEIVFPAAILQPPFFDPDADDAANYGGIGAVIGHEIGHGFDDQGAKYDGDGNLVNWWSDADRAEFSTRTRTLIDQYNEFTPEGLDEKYKVNGEFTIGENIGDLGGLSIALVAYDLATSGTDVPEIDGLTGTQRVFYSWAQIWRTKTREAEAIRRLSIDPHSPPEFRCNGVVRNIDAFYEAFGVTEGDALFLPDADRVRIW, encoded by the coding sequence ATGGAACGCGTGACTGTGTCGAATACTTCTCTCCCCGCTTCCGGACTGGACCTCGACTGGGTCGACGACGCCGTGCGCGTCCAGGACGACCTGTTCACCCACGTCAACGGCAAGTGGTTGGAGTCCCACACCATCCCCGAGGACCGATCGGTCGACGGTGCCTTCCACGTGCTGCGCGATCGCGCCGAGGAGAACGTCCGCGACATCATCGTCGAAGCCGCCGAATCGAATCCCGAGAGCGGCACCGACGCCGCCAAGATCGGCGATCTCTACGGCTCCTTCATGGACACCGAGCACATCGAAGCGCTCGGCATCGGCCCGATCTCCGGCGAGCTCGAGGCCATCGCCGCGATCTCCGACGTGAGCGAACTCTCCGCGCGCATGGGTCGCCTGCAGCGGCACGGCGTCGGCGGGCTCTTCGCGTTCTACGTCGACACCGACGCCCGCCAGTCCGATCGCTACCTCGTGCACGTCGTGCAGTCGGGACTCGGCCTGCCCGACGAGTCCTACTACCGCGAGGACAAGCACGCCGCGACGCTGGACGCCTATCGGGCGCATGTGGCGAAGATGTTCACGCTCGCCGGCTTTGACGATGCCGACGACCGGGCGGCCACGGTACTGCGTCTGGAGACCGCGATCGCCGGCCACCACTGGGATGTGGTCCGCCGTCGCGACGCGGAGCTCACTTACAACCTGATGAGTCTCGGCGAGTTCGGTTCCGCGGCATCGGGTTTCGATCTGCACTCGTGGTTCGGCGGTTTGGGCACGGTCGGCGACACCACCTTCGCCGAGGTGGTCGTGGGGCAGCCGTCGTTCGTCACCGACGTCTCGGCGCTCGTCGCCCAGGCCCCCGTGTCGGACTGGACGACCTGGTTGTCGTGGCGGTTGCTGCGCACAGCGGCACCGTATCTGTCCTCGGTGTTCGTCGAGGAGAACTTCGATTTCTACGGTCGCACCCTGACCGGCGCGGAGACCAATCGGGACCGCTGGAAGCGGGGCGTGGGCTTCGTCGAGAACGCGATGGGCTTCGCCGTCGGACGACTGTATGTGGCCAAGCATTTCCCGCCCGAGGCCAAGGCGCGGATGGATGAATTGATCGGCAATCTCGTCGAGGCCTACCGTCGGAACATCTCCGAGTTGGAGTGGATGACCCCGGCCACCCGGGAGAAGGCGCTGACCAAGCTCGACAAGTTCACCCCGAAGATCGGCTACCCGGCGCGCTGGCGCGACTACGGCGCATTGACCGTCGACCGTGGCGATCTCATCGGAAATGTTGCGCGCGCTGCATCTTTCGAGCAGGATCGGGAGTTCGCGAAGATCGGCGCACCGGTCGACCGCGACGAGTGGTTCATGACACCGCAGACGGTCAACGCCTACTACAACCCGGGGATGAACGAGATCGTCTTCCCCGCGGCCATCTTGCAGCCACCGTTCTTCGATCCCGATGCCGACGACGCCGCCAACTACGGCGGCATCGGCGCGGTGATCGGCCACGAGATCGGCCACGGGTTCGACGATCAGGGCGCCAAGTACGACGGCGACGGCAACCTCGTGAACTGGTGGAGCGACGCCGACCGCGCCGAATTCTCCACTCGCACCCGCACACTCATCGATCAATACAACGAGTTCACACCCGAGGGTCTCGACGAGAAGTACAAGGTGAACGGCGAGTTCACCATCGGCGAGAACATCGGCGACCTCGGCGGGTTGTCGATCGCACTCGTGGCCTACGATCTCGCGACCTCGGGGACCGACGTGCCCGAGATCGACGGCCTCACCGGAACCCAGCGGGTGTTCTACAGCTGGGCGCAGATCTGGCGCACCAAAACCCGGGAGGCCGAGGCCATCCGCCGACTGTCGATCGATCCGCACTCGCCGCCGGAGTTCCGCTGCAACGGGGTCGTCCGGAATATCGACGCGTTCTACGAGGCGTTCGGCGTCACCGAGGGCGATGCTCTGTTCCTCCCGGACGCCGACCGTGTCCGGATCTGGTGA
- a CDS encoding DUF433 domain-containing protein, whose protein sequence is MIGSSRIHRAPDCRCRMSPAAAMIDRMPPPPQSSNTVMTLQDRPVYGFGQVDHILGLKPGTAGRWIDGYRRGGKTYPPIIRPRRSGDEIVTWGEFIEARLLAEYRGEGALVARMRPAIEKLRERLNTRYPLASAKLWLAVENRELVWQVQEQVGLDKRLFLVVIRNDQEMLHWSREAQDFADSLHWSEEDTDAAYPDRQIVSLNPDPSIREVVVDPMQRFGEPTTRGVPTDIIRELYAAGDPIDMIADLYELSPHQVEAAVRYELKSADAYSARAS, encoded by the coding sequence GTGATCGGATCGTCGCGTATCCACAGGGCGCCTGATTGCCGCTGCAGGATGTCGCCTGCGGCTGCCATGATTGACCGCATGCCCCCGCCGCCTCAGTCGTCGAACACGGTGATGACCCTTCAGGACCGTCCGGTCTACGGATTCGGCCAGGTCGATCACATCCTCGGCCTCAAACCCGGGACAGCGGGGCGATGGATCGATGGGTATCGGCGCGGCGGAAAAACGTATCCGCCGATCATTCGACCACGGCGGTCCGGTGACGAGATCGTGACGTGGGGAGAGTTCATCGAAGCTCGGCTCCTTGCCGAGTATCGAGGCGAGGGTGCACTGGTCGCCAGAATGCGGCCGGCGATTGAGAAGCTGCGCGAGCGATTGAATACGCGATACCCGTTGGCATCGGCCAAACTGTGGCTGGCCGTGGAGAATCGTGAGCTGGTCTGGCAGGTTCAGGAGCAGGTTGGGTTGGACAAGCGACTGTTCTTGGTCGTGATACGCAACGACCAGGAAATGCTCCACTGGTCGCGGGAGGCTCAGGACTTCGCCGATTCGCTCCACTGGAGTGAGGAGGACACCGACGCCGCGTACCCCGATAGACAGATCGTCAGTCTGAATCCGGACCCCAGCATCCGGGAGGTCGTCGTCGACCCCATGCAACGATTCGGGGAACCGACAACCCGGGGAGTCCCGACCGACATCATCCGCGAACTCTACGCGGCGGGCGATCCCATCGATATGATCGCCGATCTATACGAGCTGTCTCCCCACCAGGTCGAAGCCGCAGTGCGATACGAGCTGAAGTCTGCTGACGCGTACTCAGCGCGAGCGAGCTGA
- a CDS encoding pirin family protein, giving the protein MGYTVIRAGDRSLTATAWLTSYHCFSFGDHYDPANTHHGALIASNEEFLPPDCGFGSHHHQESEIVTWVSSGSLVHRDSAGHAGVVVPGLAQRMSAGRGIDHSERNDPWPDLPGSGTSTTHYVQMWVMPDSHGLSPSYAQRDISAELSTGALVTVASGDPTHEAAISIANAGATLYAARPAAGSTIQLPGARFTHLFVVTGSVDFSVVADAPQATIELGAGDSARGIDVGDAVLTAGENAEILYWAMNSALGEF; this is encoded by the coding sequence ATGGGCTACACGGTCATTCGGGCCGGAGACAGGAGCCTGACGGCGACCGCCTGGCTCACCTCCTACCATTGCTTCTCCTTCGGGGATCACTATGATCCAGCCAACACCCATCATGGTGCCCTAATTGCATCTAATGAAGAATTTTTACCGCCCGATTGTGGTTTCGGATCACATCATCATCAAGAATCCGAGATCGTCACATGGGTGAGCTCGGGCTCGCTGGTCCACCGTGACTCCGCGGGCCATGCGGGCGTGGTGGTCCCCGGCCTGGCCCAACGCATGAGCGCCGGACGCGGTATCGACCACTCCGAGCGCAACGATCCCTGGCCCGATCTGCCGGGGTCGGGTACCTCGACCACGCACTACGTGCAGATGTGGGTCATGCCCGACAGTCACGGTCTGTCCCCCTCCTATGCCCAGCGCGACATCTCCGCGGAGCTGTCCACCGGCGCCCTGGTGACGGTGGCCTCCGGCGATCCCACCCACGAGGCGGCCATTTCGATCGCGAACGCCGGCGCGACACTGTATGCCGCCCGACCCGCGGCGGGCTCGACGATCCAGCTCCCCGGGGCACGGTTCACCCATCTGTTCGTCGTCACCGGGTCGGTGGATTTCTCGGTGGTCGCCGACGCCCCGCAGGCAACCATCGAGCTCGGCGCCGGGGACTCCGCACGTGGAATCGACGTCGGCGACGCGGTGCTGACGGCCGGCGAGAACGCCGAGATCCTGTACTGGGCGATGAACTCGGCACTCGGAGAGTTCTGA
- a CDS encoding NTF2-like N-terminal transpeptidase domain-containing protein yields the protein MGSRVKWAVLAACVVLICAAAFGIKELVAPTPDTGAKSAINAFAAAWGRQDAAATASLTTAPGQAGESFTQTFQAMNAREVDVEVRKPVEYSDGTASFSLQTTWKFDADHSFTSTTSGGARHLSTGWKVTWDPGVIYPGLPAGGNLREIRTDATPAPTVTSRSGKTFMYLQPVNEIVLDPTQTRNVNASAAALANALAPIAPLITTSVINQRLAQTPGQAITAVTLRNSDMAVLSRDPASVPGVSVRKAGMLVMADRRLSSPLEAGLTNYWQAIRDATAGWQVQMVGPGLAPQRLDGEQGPTGPAVSTSVDQGVQLSLGDAAVEVGQPATIMALDAKTGAILGVAQNDYAADRGNNLDAAYPVGTTLDPVLAAVDKSARANQETTDQVLDRLGLGVQFTIPGASAPTQGSGVATIDLQSAASRMSMTNMAALGVAMARSASGTMNSVAPYVINGVPTKVAGGSLGNLDAGLTTPIWAAMTSTAKSGDASDLTSAPGLRALVGTNGPEGPGWFVGVQGGKVIVIYTEGPKSGTAALQVAQKYFRIN from the coding sequence ATGGGTTCTCGTGTGAAGTGGGCGGTGCTGGCCGCGTGCGTCGTGCTGATCTGTGCGGCCGCATTCGGCATCAAGGAGTTGGTCGCACCGACCCCCGACACCGGTGCCAAGTCGGCGATCAATGCCTTCGCCGCCGCGTGGGGACGCCAGGACGCGGCGGCGACGGCGTCGCTGACCACCGCACCCGGCCAGGCCGGTGAGTCCTTCACCCAGACCTTCCAGGCGATGAACGCCCGTGAGGTCGACGTCGAGGTCCGCAAGCCGGTCGAATACAGCGACGGCACCGCGTCGTTCTCCCTGCAGACGACGTGGAAGTTCGACGCCGACCACAGCTTCACCTCGACCACCTCCGGCGGTGCGCGGCACCTGTCGACCGGGTGGAAGGTCACCTGGGACCCGGGCGTGATCTATCCGGGGCTGCCCGCGGGCGGCAACCTGCGGGAGATCCGCACCGATGCCACACCGGCGCCGACGGTCACCAGCCGCTCCGGCAAGACGTTCATGTATCTGCAGCCGGTCAACGAGATCGTCCTCGACCCCACCCAGACCCGCAACGTCAACGCCTCTGCGGCGGCATTGGCCAACGCGCTCGCCCCGATCGCCCCCCTGATCACCACCTCGGTGATCAATCAGAGGCTGGCCCAGACGCCGGGTCAGGCCATCACCGCGGTCACCCTGCGCAACTCCGACATGGCTGTTCTCAGTCGTGACCCGGCGTCGGTGCCCGGGGTCTCGGTGCGCAAGGCCGGCATGCTCGTCATGGCCGATCGGCGCCTGTCCTCACCGTTGGAGGCGGGTCTGACCAATTACTGGCAGGCCATTCGCGACGCCACCGCCGGCTGGCAGGTGCAGATGGTCGGGCCGGGATTGGCCCCGCAGCGGCTCGACGGAGAGCAGGGCCCGACTGGGCCTGCCGTGTCCACCTCGGTCGATCAGGGCGTACAGCTCAGTCTCGGTGACGCCGCCGTCGAGGTCGGCCAGCCGGCGACGATCATGGCGCTCGACGCGAAGACCGGGGCGATTCTCGGTGTGGCACAGAATGATTACGCGGCCGACCGGGGCAACAACCTCGACGCCGCCTACCCCGTCGGCACCACCCTCGACCCGGTGCTCGCCGCCGTCGACAAGTCGGCCCGCGCAAACCAGGAGACCACCGATCAGGTGCTCGATCGGCTCGGCCTGGGCGTGCAGTTCACCATCCCCGGCGCCAGCGCACCGACCCAGGGGTCGGGCGTCGCGACGATCGACCTGCAGTCGGCGGCATCGCGGATGTCGATGACCAACATGGCCGCGCTCGGGGTGGCGATGGCGCGCAGTGCGTCGGGCACGATGAACTCGGTGGCGCCCTACGTCATCAACGGTGTGCCGACCAAGGTTGCGGGCGGGTCGCTGGGGAATCTCGATGCCGGACTGACCACTCCGATCTGGGCCGCGATGACGAGCACCGCCAAGTCCGGCGACGCCAGTGACCTCACCAGCGCTCCCGGATTGCGTGCGCTTGTCGGCACCAACGGGCCCGAGGGTCCCGGGTGGTTCGTCGGCGTCCAGGGCGGCAAGGTCATCGTCATCTACACCGAGGGGCCGAAGTCGGGGACAGCAGCACTGCAGGTGGCGCAGAAGTACTTCCGGATCAACTGA
- a CDS encoding DUF3054 domain-containing protein yields the protein MATRGARSQSQASAHVQLPVTALVDIVAVSVFVLIGRASHHNGFNPLGVAQTLWPFLAGTAVGWSIVYVYSHVRSSDWFGRDFRPERLAPAGLAIWFCTVTVGMILRYLLHEGTEVSFIIVATLFLGLVLLGWRALAALILRRTATAEPPRPADAAQ from the coding sequence ATGGCCACCAGGGGGGCCAGGTCCCAGTCACAGGCGTCTGCACACGTGCAGTTGCCGGTCACCGCACTCGTCGACATCGTCGCCGTATCCGTGTTCGTGCTGATCGGACGGGCCTCACACCACAACGGTTTCAACCCGCTCGGTGTGGCTCAGACGCTGTGGCCGTTCCTCGCCGGGACAGCGGTCGGCTGGTCGATCGTCTACGTCTACTCCCACGTCCGTTCCAGCGATTGGTTCGGTCGCGACTTCCGCCCGGAGCGCCTGGCACCGGCCGGGTTGGCCATCTGGTTCTGCACCGTCACCGTCGGCATGATCCTGCGGTATCTGCTCCACGAGGGCACCGAGGTGAGCTTCATCATCGTCGCGACACTGTTCCTCGGCCTGGTGCTCCTGGGCTGGCGGGCGCTGGCAGCTCTGATCCTGCGACGCACGGCGACTGCCGAACCGCCCCGACCGGCCGACGCCGCGCAGTAG